Proteins from one Paenibacillus amylolyticus genomic window:
- a CDS encoding formate/nitrite transporter family protein: protein METEALRNVEQLALKKHKIYKQSLIRYLARSMLASMFIGFGVIVAFKTGNFFYMEQSPFTYPMAAITFGAAIILIAYGGGDLFTGNTFYYTYAALRKKLRWFEVIKLWIASYSGNLMGAAVFALLIYLTGLFDSSQVNGFLLSVVEHKMEVPTMQLFFRGILCNWLVCMAFFVPMFMKENGAKMFAMMLFVFCFFISGYEHSIANMCTFAIALVLNHPGTISFEGVLHNLVPVTLGNLVGGVLLMGFMYYAVNKPFLDEETH from the coding sequence ATGGAAACGGAAGCTCTACGGAACGTGGAACAACTGGCTCTGAAGAAACACAAGATTTACAAACAAAGCTTAATCAGGTACCTTGCACGCTCCATGCTGGCCAGTATGTTTATCGGATTCGGCGTCATCGTGGCGTTTAAGACAGGTAACTTCTTTTATATGGAGCAGTCCCCGTTTACCTATCCAATGGCAGCCATTACGTTTGGTGCGGCCATCATCCTGATCGCCTACGGTGGGGGTGACCTGTTCACGGGCAATACGTTCTATTACACGTATGCGGCACTGCGCAAGAAACTGCGCTGGTTTGAGGTAATCAAGCTGTGGATTGCGAGTTACAGCGGTAACCTGATGGGTGCAGCCGTGTTTGCCCTGTTAATCTACCTCACGGGATTGTTCGACTCGTCTCAGGTGAATGGATTTCTGTTAAGCGTGGTGGAGCACAAGATGGAAGTTCCCACCATGCAGCTCTTTTTCCGGGGGATTTTGTGTAACTGGCTCGTATGTATGGCGTTTTTTGTCCCGATGTTCATGAAGGAGAATGGAGCCAAAATGTTCGCCATGATGCTCTTTGTATTCTGCTTCTTCATCTCGGGATATGAGCACAGCATTGCCAATATGTGTACGTTCGCGATTGCACTTGTGCTGAATCACCCGGGGACCATCTCATTTGAAGGTGTGCTTCACAACCTGGTTCCCGTGACCTTGGGTAATCTGGTGGGCGGTGTTCTGCTGATGGGCTTTATGTATTACGCGGTGAACAAACCGTTCCTGGATGAAGAGACACATTAA
- a CDS encoding glycoside hydrolase family 30 beta sandwich domain-containing protein, producing MNIGWREHPKRWTILFIAVSCIGAGVWLIFNRSEQPAPPPVVDKQRAAEVWLTTGDQQNLLAPQKPIPITDHHEADTGSSVSSTQESGPSSSELTIRIDPDKTYQTMDGFGAAMTGSSAHLINQLSEEQQEQLLKELFTTEGLNMDMVRHTIGASDYSVDESGGASSYTYDDIASGTDYDMEHFSIDKDQEVVDMLERAVGLKPGLNVLGTPWTAPAWMKYGEKKTTNGWYLDYNNPKIYEAYARYFVKYIKAYQAKGIPIYGITLQNEPEFTSDNYPSMSMGAEEQAMFIRDYLGPALQDAGLDTRIIAYDHNWDQAVEYTGKVLGDEQAAAYMDGSAFHCYAGDPSAMSEVHERFPDKHIYFTECSGGAWSSDFGENLSWQMSNLIIGAPRNWAKNVLLWNIALDPQGGPTNGGCENCRGVVTIDPEHGKITRNVEYYALGHISRYVRPGAVRVGSTQEQGQIENVAFRNPDGTMVLVTVNTGEAEVSFDIAMDGDSFRYILPSQSAATFRWNP from the coding sequence ATGAACATAGGCTGGCGAGAGCATCCCAAACGATGGACCATCCTGTTCATCGCTGTTTCTTGTATCGGTGCAGGAGTCTGGCTTATCTTCAACCGAAGTGAACAACCCGCTCCGCCACCGGTTGTGGACAAGCAGAGAGCGGCCGAAGTCTGGTTAACCACAGGAGATCAGCAAAATCTGCTTGCACCACAGAAGCCTATTCCAATTACAGATCACCATGAAGCAGACACAGGCTCTTCCGTTTCTTCAACGCAGGAGTCAGGCCCTTCTTCGTCGGAGCTTACCATACGGATTGACCCGGACAAGACGTATCAGACCATGGATGGATTTGGCGCAGCGATGACGGGTTCGTCGGCACATCTGATCAATCAGCTTTCCGAGGAACAACAAGAACAATTGTTAAAGGAGCTATTTACAACGGAAGGTTTGAACATGGATATGGTGCGTCATACGATCGGTGCTTCCGATTATTCGGTGGATGAATCAGGCGGGGCTTCAAGTTATACCTATGATGATATTGCGTCCGGTACGGATTATGATATGGAACACTTTTCGATCGATAAGGATCAGGAAGTTGTGGATATGCTGGAGCGTGCAGTTGGGTTGAAACCGGGTCTTAACGTGCTGGGCACACCGTGGACCGCTCCGGCCTGGATGAAGTATGGGGAAAAGAAGACCACTAACGGCTGGTATCTGGATTATAACAATCCCAAGATATATGAAGCGTATGCGAGATATTTTGTGAAATATATCAAAGCTTATCAGGCGAAGGGCATTCCCATCTACGGGATCACGTTGCAAAATGAACCGGAATTCACCTCGGATAATTATCCGAGTATGAGTATGGGAGCCGAAGAACAAGCCATGTTCATTCGGGATTACCTCGGCCCGGCGCTACAGGATGCGGGCCTGGACACGCGAATCATCGCGTATGATCATAACTGGGATCAGGCGGTCGAATATACCGGCAAGGTGCTTGGTGATGAGCAGGCTGCCGCCTATATGGATGGATCTGCTTTCCACTGTTATGCGGGTGATCCATCTGCCATGTCGGAAGTGCATGAGCGCTTTCCGGACAAACATATTTATTTTACCGAATGTAGTGGTGGGGCGTGGAGTTCCGATTTTGGCGAGAATCTAAGCTGGCAGATGTCCAATCTCATCATTGGTGCACCTCGCAACTGGGCGAAGAATGTACTGCTCTGGAACATCGCGCTCGATCCGCAAGGAGGTCCCACGAACGGTGGCTGTGAGAACTGCCGTGGGGTTGTGACGATTGATCCGGAGCATGGTAAAATCACCAGAAATGTCGAGTATTATGCCTTGGGCCACATCAGCCGTTATGTACGTCCGGGAGCTGTAAGAGTTGGTTCTACACAAGAACAGGGCCAGATCGAGAACGTAGCCTTCCGCAACCCGGATGGAACGATGGTGCTGGTTACAGTTAACACGGGTGAGGCAGAAGTCTCCTTTGATATAGCCATGGACGGTGATTCGTTTCGGTATATATTGCCTTCCCAATCGGCAGCAACCTTCCGCTGGAACCCGTAA
- a CDS encoding LysR substrate-binding domain-containing protein has product MSLTPAGENLLVYADRILQLLYEAEQATQVGNPPSGLLRLGAIETAVSTFLTPLLAEYSSCYPEVHHSLVTGGTHELNQKVIQHELHGALVYGPIDHPELNYMKMYDEELVLIAEPGVHEIHALLSRPMLFFEIGCTHRTQAESFLKDQGISSLSVMEYGTLDTILNGVSAGLGVSLLPRSSVTKAALRGEIAVMSLPDPYCRLEVGFVYARGEHISSALSALVQIITEPEL; this is encoded by the coding sequence ATGTCTCTTACACCGGCGGGCGAGAATCTGCTCGTGTATGCGGACAGAATATTGCAATTATTATATGAAGCAGAGCAGGCCACACAAGTGGGTAACCCGCCGTCAGGCCTGCTTCGTCTGGGTGCCATTGAGACAGCAGTCTCCACTTTCCTCACGCCGCTCCTGGCTGAATACAGTTCATGCTACCCGGAGGTACATCATTCGCTTGTTACGGGTGGGACCCATGAGCTGAATCAGAAGGTCATTCAACATGAGTTGCATGGCGCTTTAGTATATGGCCCAATCGATCACCCTGAGCTGAACTATATGAAGATGTATGACGAGGAATTGGTGTTGATCGCCGAACCTGGCGTGCATGAGATACACGCGTTATTGTCCAGGCCGATGTTATTTTTTGAGATTGGATGTACACATCGCACGCAGGCAGAATCCTTTTTGAAAGATCAGGGTATCTCATCACTAAGCGTTATGGAATATGGAACACTGGACACGATTCTGAATGGGGTATCTGCCGGGCTCGGTGTATCATTACTGCCGCGGTCTTCAGTTACCAAAGCAGCATTAAGAGGCGAGATTGCGGTGATGTCTTTGCCAGATCCCTATTGCCGGTTGGAAGTAGGATTTGTGTATGCCCGTGGTGAACATATATCTAGTGCGCTAAGCGCTTTGGTGCAGATCATTACAGAACCGGAATTATAA
- a CDS encoding zinc-binding dehydrogenase, producing MKAINHSDQSGLAGLQYTESTSRVPATGEVRIELRSAGINHRDLFIMAGRGNQDTPLIPGSDGAGIIVGIGEGVRGFAIGDEVIIHPTLGWEVASHVPIVPDIVGGPTDGTLAQYITLPAENALPKPAHLSWEEAGVLSLSALTAYRALFTRGVLKQGEHVLIPGIGGGVATYALLMAVAAGAKVTVTSRSEAKRNEALRLGATHALDSHGDWRLQNDLEPMDMILDSIGQAMFPKYFDIIRPGGRIVMYGASSGDDLTVPIRSIFFPQVSLIGTSMGSREEFVQMLQWVEQHEIHPVIDSVYPLQDVKKAFERMENGEQFGNLAIQIE from the coding sequence ATGAAAGCTATTAATCATTCGGATCAGAGCGGCCTTGCAGGTCTTCAATATACAGAGTCAACATCTCGGGTACCAGCAACCGGGGAAGTGCGGATCGAACTCAGATCGGCTGGAATCAACCACAGGGATCTTTTCATTATGGCAGGACGTGGAAACCAGGACACCCCGCTCATTCCCGGTTCCGATGGAGCAGGTATCATCGTTGGGATTGGCGAGGGTGTAAGAGGGTTCGCAATCGGTGATGAAGTCATTATCCATCCTACACTCGGGTGGGAAGTTGCAAGTCACGTGCCCATCGTGCCCGATATTGTTGGTGGTCCTACGGATGGAACGCTGGCTCAATATATTACGTTACCTGCTGAAAATGCCCTGCCTAAACCAGCTCATCTATCCTGGGAGGAAGCAGGCGTGCTGTCGCTTTCAGCGCTGACGGCTTATCGCGCCTTATTTACTCGCGGCGTATTAAAGCAAGGTGAACATGTGCTCATTCCCGGTATTGGTGGCGGTGTAGCGACCTATGCCCTGCTCATGGCTGTCGCTGCTGGTGCCAAGGTGACTGTTACCTCCAGAAGTGAAGCCAAAAGAAATGAGGCACTGCGCTTGGGCGCTACCCATGCATTGGATAGTCATGGAGATTGGCGTTTGCAGAACGATCTGGAACCTATGGACATGATCTTGGATAGCATCGGACAAGCCATGTTCCCGAAATATTTTGATATAATTAGACCAGGTGGTCGGATCGTGATGTATGGTGCGAGCTCAGGGGATGATCTGACTGTTCCCATTCGCTCTATCTTCTTCCCGCAGGTGAGTCTGATCGGTACCTCTATGGGCAGCCGTGAGGAGTTCGTGCAGATGCTGCAATGGGTGGAGCAACATGAGATACATCCTGTGATCGATAGCGTATATCCGTTGCAAGACGTAAAGAAAGCTTTTGAACGCATGGAAAATGGCGAGCAGTTTGGTAATCTGGCTATACAGATTGAATGA
- a CDS encoding beta-glucosidase: protein MNKSLSAEERTELLLKEMTLEEKVGFVTGKVNNYYGFYNDGLERLGIPALQMADGPAGVRVANPDVQDKKSTALPAPIALAASWDTDLAKKYGDLIGQEAHDTTHNVVLGPGLDIARTPWGSRNFESLGEDPLLASGMGAAYVNGIQSNPVIATAKHYILNNQETERFTTNAIASERAIQEVYARPFQAMVEKADFGAAMCSFNQVNGTYACENKEMLTDVLRDQFGFEGFVMSDYGANFSTAKSANAGLDLETPGEPYGKWGGKLLEAVNNGEVSEQTIDEKVRRILLQMFDKGLFDNPVTNTQINAKKDGKQAREIAEESMVLLQNNDNTLPLSKKNVKSIAVIGPDADNASAAGGGSSLVNPTYTVSPLEGIRNRAGNDVDVKYAAGTDPISAGDAFNGPSAVPSTLLSPADAQQSEREYGTDRAEYGLRAEYWTNTDMEGNPSLVRTDNQVNMNLGFYNYEGFNSQSSKLPVTPTKFNAKMSARWTGAITAPQTGEYKLSLTSLGSAKLYVDDELLVDNQGETLSTTKKEITFKKGESHDIRIEHRTDFPVQTNHDMGAQVRFGWEAPEDAVDIKMQKAVELAKKSDVAVVVTRTYDSEGYVDRSDLELPNNQEQLIRKVAAANPKTIVVQMSGRAVEMDSWQNEVPSIVQAWYAGQEQGNAVARVLFGDVNPSGKLPVTFPSDDSQTPVSTAEQFPGVNGVGNYSEGIFVGYKGYDKKGMTPAFAFGHGLSYTDFNYRNLHVKNTGKGDKATVEVSLNLRNTGKVSGAEVVQVYVGNLPTKVETSEKQLAGWAKVDLKAGKQQRVNIQLDRSALSYWDEASHEWVMPKGKVQVYVGSASDDIRLTGSVNIGSKSGK from the coding sequence ATGAACAAATCTCTATCTGCGGAGGAGCGCACCGAGCTGCTGCTCAAAGAGATGACGCTGGAGGAGAAAGTTGGATTCGTAACCGGTAAAGTAAATAACTATTATGGTTTCTATAATGATGGATTGGAGCGCCTCGGCATTCCGGCATTACAGATGGCAGATGGACCCGCAGGGGTACGTGTGGCCAATCCGGATGTGCAGGACAAAAAGTCCACGGCGCTGCCTGCACCCATTGCTCTTGCGGCTTCATGGGATACCGACCTTGCCAAGAAATATGGCGATCTGATCGGTCAGGAAGCACATGACACGACACATAATGTCGTCCTCGGACCTGGGCTGGATATTGCACGTACACCATGGGGTTCCCGGAACTTTGAATCGCTCGGGGAAGATCCATTGCTGGCTTCCGGTATGGGTGCAGCGTATGTGAACGGGATTCAAAGCAATCCGGTTATCGCTACAGCGAAGCATTACATCCTGAACAACCAGGAGACGGAGCGTTTCACGACCAATGCTATAGCCAGCGAACGTGCGATCCAGGAAGTCTATGCACGTCCGTTCCAGGCGATGGTTGAAAAAGCGGATTTTGGCGCGGCCATGTGTTCATTTAACCAAGTGAATGGTACATATGCTTGTGAGAACAAGGAGATGCTGACAGATGTTCTTCGGGACCAGTTTGGCTTCGAAGGGTTCGTCATGAGTGACTACGGTGCAAACTTCAGCACAGCCAAGTCCGCCAATGCGGGTCTGGATTTGGAGACACCTGGAGAGCCTTATGGCAAATGGGGAGGCAAGTTGCTCGAAGCCGTGAACAATGGCGAAGTCAGCGAGCAAACCATTGATGAGAAGGTTAGACGCATTTTGCTTCAAATGTTTGATAAGGGACTGTTCGACAACCCTGTAACGAACACACAAATCAATGCCAAGAAAGATGGCAAGCAAGCACGTGAAATTGCAGAAGAGAGCATGGTTCTTTTGCAAAACAACGACAATACGCTGCCGCTTTCCAAGAAAAACGTGAAATCCATCGCGGTCATCGGACCAGATGCAGATAATGCATCAGCTGCTGGTGGCGGTAGCAGTCTGGTTAACCCGACGTATACCGTAAGTCCACTGGAAGGCATTCGTAACCGTGCCGGTAATGATGTGGATGTAAAATATGCAGCCGGAACCGATCCAATCTCTGCAGGAGATGCATTCAATGGACCGTCTGCCGTACCTTCCACTCTTTTATCACCAGCGGATGCTCAGCAAAGTGAAAGAGAATATGGTACAGATCGTGCGGAATACGGTCTGCGTGCGGAATACTGGACGAATACAGATATGGAGGGTAACCCTTCTCTGGTCCGTACAGACAATCAGGTCAACATGAATCTTGGATTCTACAACTATGAGGGTTTTAACTCACAATCTTCCAAGCTTCCCGTGACACCAACGAAATTCAATGCCAAAATGTCTGCTCGTTGGACAGGGGCCATCACAGCACCTCAAACGGGTGAATACAAACTGTCCCTGACCAGTCTCGGTTCGGCGAAACTGTATGTGGATGATGAGTTGCTTGTAGACAATCAAGGTGAAACATTGAGTACAACGAAGAAGGAAATCACGTTCAAAAAAGGCGAGTCCCACGACATTCGGATTGAGCATCGTACCGATTTCCCGGTACAGACCAATCATGATATGGGTGCACAGGTTCGTTTTGGCTGGGAAGCTCCAGAAGACGCTGTGGATATCAAAATGCAAAAAGCAGTTGAGCTGGCGAAAAAATCCGATGTGGCCGTCGTGGTAACACGTACGTATGACAGTGAAGGTTATGTGGACCGTTCCGATCTGGAACTGCCAAATAACCAGGAGCAGCTGATCCGCAAGGTAGCGGCAGCCAATCCAAAAACGATCGTGGTGCAAATGAGTGGTCGCGCTGTTGAGATGGATTCCTGGCAAAACGAAGTGCCATCCATCGTTCAGGCTTGGTATGCAGGTCAGGAACAAGGTAATGCCGTGGCACGTGTTCTGTTTGGTGATGTGAATCCATCCGGTAAGTTGCCGGTGACGTTCCCATCAGATGATTCCCAGACCCCGGTATCCACTGCGGAACAATTCCCGGGTGTGAATGGAGTGGGGAACTACTCTGAGGGGATCTTTGTAGGGTACAAAGGATATGACAAAAAAGGCATGACACCGGCGTTCGCTTTTGGACACGGGCTGTCTTATACCGATTTTAATTATCGTAATCTGCATGTGAAGAACACAGGCAAAGGGGATAAAGCAACCGTAGAAGTATCGCTGAACCTGCGCAATACCGGTAAAGTTTCCGGTGCAGAAGTGGTACAGGTCTATGTCGGCAATCTTCCAACCAAAGTTGAAACGTCAGAGAAGCAGCTTGCTGGCTGGGCGAAGGTTGATCTGAAGGCAGGCAAGCAGCAACGGGTCAACATTCAACTGGATCGCAGCGCACTGTCCTATTGGGATGAAGCATCGCATGAATGGGTAATGCCTAAAGGTAAAGTTCAAGTGTATGTCGGTAGTGCGTCGGATGATATCCGTCTGACAGGTAGTGTGAATATCGGAAGCAAGTCCGGTAAATAA
- a CDS encoding HEAT repeat domain-containing protein, whose product MSDMNHNNNEHPDFNAIRGEEKLQALRDLIELTDSQLTQQVLAIGMDSQEEDLIRIEAWRALGMAESSPLLDEIGHAAAQLIRDSEEDEDVQIYALQTLALLPATEAEITLAQDVLSGDAYILLQGAAFAILTAHKHIPRAILALESLQSHPHFGASAKRELHSITGSDDL is encoded by the coding sequence ATGTCTGATATGAATCACAATAACAATGAACACCCAGATTTTAACGCAATCCGCGGTGAAGAGAAATTACAGGCACTTCGTGACCTGATTGAGCTGACCGATAGCCAACTTACTCAACAGGTTCTCGCGATTGGCATGGATTCACAGGAAGAAGATCTCATCCGCATTGAAGCATGGCGAGCCTTGGGCATGGCCGAGTCTTCCCCACTTTTGGATGAAATTGGTCATGCTGCCGCGCAGCTTATTCGTGACTCAGAAGAAGATGAGGATGTACAGATTTATGCGTTACAGACTCTAGCCTTGTTACCTGCTACCGAAGCTGAGATTACGTTGGCTCAGGATGTATTGTCGGGGGATGCCTATATTTTACTTCAAGGTGCAGCTTTTGCTATTCTGACTGCTCACAAACATATCCCAAGGGCTATCCTTGCGTTGGAATCACTCCAATCTCATCCGCATTTCGGCGCTTCCGCCAAGCGAGAACTGCATTCCATAACAGGAAGTGATGATCTATGA
- a CDS encoding bacteriocin immunity protein, with protein MDNRLQLIELVRKLMDAEGTEAELDDMLTELQRQVPHAEISNLIYWDDRDLTPEQIVEEALAARPIILPPHS; from the coding sequence ATGGACAATCGATTGCAATTGATAGAGTTGGTTCGCAAACTGATGGACGCCGAAGGAACGGAAGCCGAGTTGGATGACATGTTGACGGAGCTACAACGGCAGGTGCCTCACGCAGAGATCAGTAATCTGATTTACTGGGATGATCGAGACCTTACGCCGGAACAGATTGTTGAGGAAGCGTTGGCTGCTCGTCCGATCATTCTTCCGCCCCATTCCTAA